One genomic segment of Clostridium estertheticum subsp. estertheticum includes these proteins:
- a CDS encoding RDD family protein, which yields MLEQEEKKVNSKDGQSVKSNSNNASRPTFLNTFMASLIDLIVIGVASTVVVFLADAVLRISGFALTQKFGMIFVIFMVVMVLYMSIMESGKMSATLGKKASGLFITKR from the coding sequence ATGTTAGAACAAGAAGAAAAAAAGGTAAATAGTAAAGACGGTCAATCGGTTAAATCCAATTCTAATAATGCATCAAGACCTACTTTTTTAAACACTTTTATGGCTAGCCTTATAGATTTAATAGTTATAGGTGTGGCATCAACAGTAGTAGTATTTTTAGCAGATGCTGTGCTTAGAATATCAGGATTTGCATTAACTCAAAAATTTGGAATGATATTTGTGATTTTTATGGTTGTTATGGTATTATACATGAGCATTATGGAAAGTGGAAAAATGTCTGCTACACTTGGTAAGAAAGCATCAGGACTATTTATTACTAAACGATAG
- the purC gene encoding phosphoribosylaminoimidazolesuccinocarboxamide synthase, producing MGDSVLLYEGKAKKMFSTDNKDEIRVYFKDDATAGNGAKKGQIEKKGILNNSITTMLYELLEKNDIKTHFIKKINDREQLCKKVEIVPLEVIIRNVAAGSMAKRYGIVEGSKLKIPVIELSYKNDDLGDPLINDYHAVAMELTTFEELGEIYTMAFKINDILRELFLKKGINLIDFKLEFGRFNDEVILADEISPDTCRFWDVETGEKLDKDRFRRDLGNVTEAYEEILSRITK from the coding sequence ATGGGAGATTCAGTTTTATTATATGAGGGAAAAGCTAAAAAAATGTTTAGTACAGATAATAAAGATGAGATAAGAGTATATTTTAAGGATGATGCAACGGCTGGAAACGGCGCTAAAAAGGGTCAAATTGAGAAAAAAGGAATATTAAATAATAGTATAACTACTATGTTATATGAGTTATTAGAGAAAAATGATATAAAAACTCATTTTATTAAGAAAATAAATGATAGAGAACAATTATGCAAAAAAGTTGAAATAGTACCTCTAGAAGTAATTATAAGAAATGTTGCCGCTGGTAGCATGGCAAAAAGATATGGAATAGTAGAGGGAAGTAAGCTTAAAATACCTGTAATTGAATTAAGTTATAAAAATGATGATTTAGGTGATCCTCTTATAAACGATTATCACGCAGTAGCTATGGAACTTACTACTTTTGAGGAATTAGGAGAAATATATACAATGGCTTTTAAAATAAATGATATTTTAAGAGAACTTTTCCTTAAAAAAGGTATTAATTTAATAGATTTTAAATTAGAATTTGGAAGATTTAATGATGAAGTAATTTTGGCAGATGAGATATCACCAGATACTTGTAGATTTTGGGATGTTGAAACTGGAGAAAAACTAGATAAAGATAGATTTAGAAGAGATTTAGGAAATGTTACAGAAGCGTATGAAGAAATATTAAGTAGAATTACTAAATAA
- a CDS encoding GNAT family N-acetyltransferase: MSKREDLLQIKEGFTEIGWISNKVYWNNGYMAEAVRKIIKYAFNKLNTTKIMSNCTSKNRASYRVMEKCDMTKIKEEKNYKSIKQGIEVEYNKLTYCIEG, encoded by the coding sequence ATGTCTAAAAGAGAAGATTTACTGCAAATTAAAGAAGGGTTCACAGAAATCGGTTGGATTTCTAATAAGGTATATTGGAACAATGGTTATATGGCAGAAGCGGTTAGAAAAATCATTAAATATGCATTTAATAAATTAAACACTACTAAAATTATGTCGAACTGTACTAGTAAAAATCGGGCATCCTACAGAGTTATGGAAAAGTGTGATATGACTAAAATTAAAGAGGAAAAGAACTATAAATCCATCAAGCAAGGAATTGAAGTGGAATATAATAAACTAACTTATTGTATTGAAGGATAG
- the dut gene encoding dUTP diphosphatase codes for MLNVKVKKINELAILPQYAHEGDAGLDLFSVEEMIIMPGETVLVHTGIQIELPKDTEAQIRPRSGLALKNSITVLNTPGTIDEGYRGEIGIILINHGKINFRVEMNMKIAQMVIKPVLKVSIVEVDELNSTQRGKGGFGSTGFGK; via the coding sequence ATGTTAAATGTAAAAGTAAAAAAAATTAATGAATTGGCTATACTTCCTCAATATGCTCATGAAGGTGATGCAGGTTTAGATTTATTTTCAGTTGAAGAAATGATTATTATGCCAGGTGAAACAGTACTTGTACATACAGGAATTCAAATTGAGTTACCTAAAGATACAGAAGCTCAAATTAGGCCCAGAAGCGGACTAGCTTTAAAGAATTCTATAACAGTACTAAATACACCCGGAACTATTGATGAGGGATATAGAGGTGAAATTGGAATAATTTTAATCAACCATGGTAAAATTAATTTTAGAGTTGAAATGAATATGAAAATTGCACAAATGGTAATAAAGCCAGTTTTAAAAGTTAGTATTGTAGAGGTAGATGAATTAAATTCTACTCAAAGAGGTAAAGGTGGGTTTGGCTCAACTGGGTTTGGTAAATAA
- the purM gene encoding phosphoribosylformylglycinamidine cyclo-ligase codes for MITYKDAGVNIEEGYKSVKLIQEYAAATFTKGVLNHLGSFAGMFEIGEGYKNPILVSGTDGVGTKLDIAFRMKKYDTVGIDCVAMCVNDVLCHGAKPLFFLDYIACGKLDSKVSAQLVKGVSDGCIQSNCALIGGETAEMPGFYRDGEYDMAGFTVGIVDKHKIIDGSAIKGGYSLIGIESSGLHSNGYSLVRKLIPNLDEDFNGDKIGKTLLTPTKIYVKTVLSLLDKFDIKGMAHITGGGFYENIPRMFNGAFTAVVDKNSFNTPDICKHLMSLGVTEEHMFNTYNMGIGYVLCVEDKDVVKIIKTINDLGDKAYKIGHVEAGGAGVCLK; via the coding sequence ATGATAACTTATAAAGATGCAGGTGTTAATATTGAAGAGGGATACAAATCAGTAAAATTAATACAAGAATATGCAGCGGCAACATTTACAAAAGGTGTTTTAAATCATTTAGGAAGTTTTGCTGGTATGTTCGAAATAGGAGAGGGTTATAAAAATCCTATTTTAGTTTCTGGTACTGATGGAGTTGGAACAAAACTTGATATAGCATTTAGAATGAAAAAATATGATACTGTAGGTATTGACTGCGTTGCTATGTGTGTTAATGATGTCCTTTGTCATGGTGCAAAACCTCTTTTCTTTTTAGATTATATTGCTTGTGGTAAATTAGATTCTAAAGTATCGGCTCAGCTTGTAAAAGGTGTGTCAGATGGATGTATTCAATCTAATTGTGCACTAATAGGTGGTGAAACTGCTGAAATGCCAGGCTTTTATAGAGATGGTGAATATGATATGGCTGGATTTACTGTAGGAATAGTTGATAAACATAAAATTATTGATGGCTCTGCTATCAAAGGTGGATATTCACTTATAGGAATTGAATCCTCAGGTCTTCATAGTAATGGATATTCATTAGTTAGAAAGTTAATACCAAATTTGGATGAAGATTTTAATGGAGATAAGATTGGAAAGACTCTTTTAACTCCAACGAAAATATATGTAAAAACTGTACTAAGTCTTTTAGATAAATTTGATATAAAAGGTATGGCACATATAACTGGTGGCGGTTTTTATGAAAATATACCAAGAATGTTTAATGGAGCTTTCACAGCAGTAGTTGATAAAAACAGCTTTAATACTCCAGACATCTGTAAACACCTAATGTCTCTTGGAGTAACAGAGGAGCATATGTTTAACACATATAATATGGGAATAGGATATGTATTATGCGTTGAAGATAAAGATGTTGTAAAAATCATAAAGACTATTAATGATTTAGGAGACAAAGCATATAAAATTGGTCATGTTGAGGCTGGAGGTGCAGGAGTTTGCTTAAAATAG
- the purD gene encoding phosphoribosylamine--glycine ligase — protein MKALIIGSGGREHALASKVAENSNVQVVYCAPGNGGTYKENKCENINITQIDELLSFAIENKIDITIVGSEEWLVQGIVDKFNEKGLKILGPCEKAARLEGSKSYSKEFMKKYGIKTAAYEVFEDENKAIDYLKNCEYPIVIKADGLAAGKGVVICNDFLAAKSSINDFMVVDIFKGSGKKIIIEEFLEGVEASILSITDGKVILPFVSSKDHKQIFDGGIGPNTGGMGAIAPNPYCTKEVLDEFYKNILLPTLKGIQEEKMDYRGIIFFGIMITKKGVYSLEYNVRFGDPETQAVLPLMKSDFTELVISAIGRDLENFELLWKKGYSCCLITASKGYPGKYNTGYEISESGKLEGKLYLAGATFDDGLLKTNGGRVLGITGFGETLAKAREIAYADMKKVQFHGMYYRKDIGK, from the coding sequence ATGAAGGCATTAATTATTGGTTCTGGTGGACGCGAGCATGCTTTAGCATCAAAGGTTGCAGAAAATTCTAATGTTCAGGTGGTTTATTGTGCACCTGGTAATGGTGGGACATATAAAGAAAATAAGTGTGAGAATATTAATATTACGCAGATAGATGAGCTTTTATCATTTGCTATTGAAAACAAGATAGATATTACAATAGTTGGATCAGAAGAATGGCTTGTACAAGGAATAGTAGATAAGTTTAATGAAAAGGGACTTAAAATATTAGGACCATGTGAAAAAGCGGCAAGACTAGAGGGAAGTAAATCCTATTCTAAAGAATTTATGAAAAAATATGGCATAAAAACAGCTGCGTATGAAGTATTTGAAGATGAGAACAAAGCTATAGATTATCTTAAAAATTGTGAATATCCTATAGTAATTAAGGCAGATGGACTAGCAGCAGGAAAAGGGGTAGTTATCTGCAATGATTTTCTCGCAGCTAAAAGTAGTATAAATGACTTTATGGTAGTGGATATATTTAAAGGCAGTGGGAAGAAAATTATAATAGAAGAATTTTTAGAAGGTGTTGAGGCATCTATACTCTCTATAACAGATGGGAAAGTTATACTCCCATTCGTATCTTCAAAGGATCATAAACAAATATTTGACGGAGGAATTGGACCTAATACAGGAGGTATGGGAGCTATAGCACCAAATCCATACTGTACTAAAGAAGTATTAGATGAATTTTACAAAAATATATTGTTGCCTACTCTTAAAGGAATTCAAGAGGAAAAAATGGATTATAGGGGCATAATATTTTTTGGTATAATGATAACTAAAAAAGGTGTATATTCGCTGGAATACAATGTAAGATTTGGAGATCCTGAGACGCAAGCGGTGCTACCATTAATGAAGAGTGATTTTACGGAACTTGTAATTAGTGCGATAGGTAGAGATCTTGAAAACTTTGAGTTGTTGTGGAAAAAGGGATATTCTTGCTGCCTAATTACTGCATCAAAAGGTTATCCTGGAAAATACAATACTGGATATGAAATAAGTGAATCTGGAAAATTAGAAGGTAAATTATATTTAGCAGGTGCTACCTTTGATGATGGTCTTTTAAAGACAAATGGTGGAAGAGTTCTAGGAATAACAGGATTTGGTGAAACACTCGCAAAAGCAAGGGAAATAGCTTATGCTGATATGAAAAAAGTTCAGTTTCATGGAATGTATTATAGAAAAGATATTGGAAAATAG
- the purF gene encoding amidophosphoribosyltransferase, with protein sequence MSEFIESNEVIINDQDKFKDECGVFGILAADKDLDVASLTYYGLYALQHRGEESAGIVYSDGVSLTCEKAMGLVSDVFDKKKISEMKGIAAIGHVRYSTTGSSEVKNAQPLLSKSKLGDIAIAHNGNLVNAEVIRELLEDCGYMFQTSIDSEVILNLIARGAKKGMEKAVVDAIQAVKGSYGIVMLTKDKLIGVRDQNGIRPLCIGKIENSYVIASESCALDAVGAEFLRDVKPGEIVIIDEAGLTSINFAEKTKNATCSFEYIYFARPDSTIDGINVYTSRVAAGEQLFKESPVDADMVIGVPDSGLASAIGYSKMSGIPFGIGLVKNRYVGRTFISPTQEIRERAVSVKLNALKINVEGKRVILIDDSIVRGTTSKRLVDILRKAGATEVHFRVCSPVVKYPCYFGIDTPYRKDLIGSSISVEEIREEIGADSLGYLSIDGLLKTLGHNEFCLGCFNGTYPVSAPYETEKEKLGK encoded by the coding sequence TTGAGTGAATTTATAGAATCAAATGAGGTCATTATTAATGATCAAGATAAGTTTAAGGATGAATGTGGTGTTTTTGGAATTCTTGCGGCGGATAAAGACTTAGATGTTGCATCGTTAACTTATTATGGGCTTTATGCTCTTCAGCATAGGGGAGAAGAAAGTGCTGGAATAGTATATTCTGATGGAGTTTCCCTTACTTGTGAAAAGGCTATGGGACTTGTAAGCGATGTTTTTGATAAGAAAAAGATTAGTGAAATGAAAGGTATAGCTGCTATTGGACATGTTAGATATTCAACTACAGGATCTAGTGAAGTGAAAAATGCACAACCACTTTTAAGTAAATCGAAACTAGGTGACATAGCAATAGCTCATAATGGTAATTTAGTAAATGCAGAGGTAATCCGCGAGTTACTTGAGGATTGCGGCTATATGTTTCAAACATCAATAGATTCAGAAGTAATACTTAACTTAATTGCTAGAGGTGCAAAAAAAGGCATGGAAAAGGCAGTAGTTGATGCAATACAAGCTGTTAAAGGTTCTTATGGAATAGTAATGCTTACAAAAGATAAGTTAATAGGTGTTCGCGATCAAAATGGTATTAGACCTCTTTGCATTGGTAAAATAGAAAACAGTTATGTTATAGCTTCAGAAAGTTGTGCACTTGATGCAGTTGGTGCAGAGTTCTTAAGAGATGTAAAACCTGGTGAAATAGTAATTATAGATGAAGCCGGCCTTACATCTATTAATTTTGCAGAAAAAACTAAAAATGCAACTTGTTCCTTTGAGTATATATATTTCGCAAGACCAGATAGCACAATTGATGGAATAAATGTGTACACTTCAAGAGTGGCAGCTGGAGAACAGTTATTTAAAGAGTCTCCAGTTGATGCAGATATGGTTATAGGAGTTCCAGATTCAGGACTGGCATCAGCAATAGGTTATTCTAAAATGTCTGGAATACCTTTTGGAATAGGTCTTGTAAAAAACAGATATGTGGGTAGAACTTTTATAAGCCCAACTCAAGAAATTCGCGAAAGAGCGGTTTCTGTAAAATTAAATGCATTAAAAATAAATGTAGAAGGTAAAAGAGTTATTTTAATAGATGATTCAATAGTTCGTGGAACTACAAGTAAAAGATTGGTTGACATTTTAAGGAAAGCTGGGGCAACAGAAGTCCATTTTAGGGTTTGTTCACCAGTAGTAAAATATCCATGTTATTTTGGAATAGATACGCCATATAGGAAAGACCTAATAGGTTCGAGTATTAGCGTTGAAGAAATAAGAGAAGAGATAGGTGCGGATAGCCTTGGATATTTAAGTATAGATGGACTTCTTAAAACACTTGGTCATAACGAGTTTTGCTTAGGGTGTTTTAATGGTACATATCCAGTATCAGCTCCATACGAAACTGAGAAAGAAAAATTAGGAAAGTAG
- the purN gene encoding phosphoribosylglycinamide formyltransferase, with translation MLKIAVLVSGGGSNLQSIIDNIESGYLNCSIEVVISDKKDAYGIDRAKAKNIKTYILDRKQYGKSMSAEILKILDGKVDLIVLAGFLSILQGELLSAFKGKIINIHPALIPSFCGGGMYGLKVHEKAIEYGVKVSGCTVHFVDEGTDSGPIIIQKVVDVFSTDTAKDLQLRILEQEHKALPEAIKYISEGKIRIEGRKVLVI, from the coding sequence TTGCTTAAAATAGCCGTATTAGTATCAGGTGGCGGAAGCAACCTTCAATCTATTATAGATAATATAGAAAGTGGGTACTTAAACTGTTCTATAGAGGTCGTAATTAGTGATAAAAAAGATGCATATGGCATAGATAGGGCAAAAGCTAAAAATATAAAAACATATATATTAGACAGAAAGCAGTATGGGAAAAGTATGTCAGCTGAAATATTAAAAATTCTAGATGGAAAAGTAGATTTAATAGTACTAGCTGGCTTTTTATCTATACTTCAAGGTGAACTTCTCTCAGCATTTAAGGGCAAAATTATAAATATACATCCAGCTCTTATCCCATCATTTTGTGGTGGGGGTATGTATGGATTAAAAGTACATGAGAAGGCTATAGAATATGGAGTTAAAGTTTCTGGGTGTACTGTCCACTTTGTAGATGAGGGTACAGATTCTGGTCCAATAATAATTCAAAAAGTTGTAGATGTTTTTAGCACGGATACAGCGAAAGATCTGCAATTAAGAATTTTAGAACAGGAACATAAGGCATTACCCGAAGCTATCAAATATATAAGTGAGGGAAAAATAAGGATTGAAGGAAGAAAAGTACTAGTTATATGA
- the purE gene encoding 5-(carboxyamino)imidazole ribonucleotide mutase has product MRVGIIFGSKSDKDIMKNAGVALKEFGVEYEVHILSAHRVPEKLTQVIKEMENRGVECIIAGAGLAAHLPGVIASQTILPVIGVPIKAALGGIDSLLSIVQMPKAIPVATVGLNNSYNAGMLSVQILSLKYSLLKDKLIIYREEMKEKFIAENEEQIEF; this is encoded by the coding sequence ATGAGAGTAGGAATTATATTTGGAAGCAAATCAGATAAAGATATAATGAAGAATGCTGGAGTGGCGCTTAAGGAATTTGGAGTGGAGTATGAAGTACACATCCTCTCAGCACACAGAGTACCAGAAAAATTAACACAGGTAATAAAGGAAATGGAAAACAGAGGGGTAGAATGCATTATCGCAGGAGCAGGTCTTGCAGCACATCTTCCGGGCGTAATTGCTTCTCAGACTATATTACCAGTAATAGGGGTGCCAATTAAAGCAGCTCTTGGAGGTATAGATTCATTACTTTCAATTGTGCAAATGCCAAAAGCTATTCCTGTAGCTACGGTGGGTCTCAATAACAGTTATAATGCTGGTATGCTTTCAGTACAAATTTTATCTCTTAAGTATTCGCTTCTTAAAGATAAACTAATTATATATAGAGAAGAAATGAAAGAAAAATTTATAGCAGAGAATGAAGAGCAAATCGAATTTTAA
- a CDS encoding TSUP family transporter: MITKIILLCMAGFLASFVDSIAGGGGLISMPAFMLAGLPPHMVLGTNKFSATAGSFTSSLQFIKSGKANFKLLKYLIPFTFIGSILGVKAVLHIDQKFLNTLVLILIMFIGIYTLFSKSLGLEDKFQGLTKKNVILGVILALFLGFYDGFFGPGTGSFLVFGFISIFGFNFVASSANARILNFVSNITALILFALSGKINYMIGLPVAISMIIGAKMGTIVALNKGSKLIKPIFVTMSLAVALKMLTGLFKYL; the protein is encoded by the coding sequence ATGATTACTAAAATTATCCTCTTATGTATGGCAGGCTTTTTAGCTTCTTTTGTAGATTCCATTGCTGGAGGTGGTGGTTTAATAAGTATGCCTGCCTTTATGCTTGCAGGTTTACCTCCTCACATGGTGCTTGGAACCAATAAATTCAGTGCTACTGCTGGTTCTTTTACTAGTTCGCTACAATTTATAAAATCAGGAAAGGCTAATTTCAAGTTATTAAAATATCTTATTCCCTTCACCTTTATAGGCTCTATATTAGGTGTTAAAGCAGTTCTACATATAGACCAAAAGTTTTTAAATACATTAGTATTAATTCTTATCATGTTTATTGGAATCTATACTCTCTTTTCCAAGTCTTTGGGATTAGAAGATAAATTCCAAGGCCTCACTAAAAAAAATGTTATTCTTGGAGTAATCCTCGCACTCTTTTTAGGTTTTTATGATGGATTTTTCGGTCCCGGAACTGGTTCATTTTTAGTATTTGGATTTATAAGTATCTTTGGTTTTAACTTTGTAGCTTCTTCTGCTAATGCAAGAATTTTAAACTTTGTCAGCAATATTACAGCTCTTATATTATTTGCCCTAAGCGGTAAAATAAATTATATGATAGGATTACCAGTAGCGATTTCTATGATTATAGGTGCTAAAATGGGGACAATCGTTGCATTAAATAAAGGCTCAAAACTCATAAAACCTATTTTTGTAACTATGTCTTTAGCTGTTGCCTTAAAAATGCTTACAGGCCTTTTTAAATATCTCTAA
- the rlmD gene encoding 23S rRNA (uracil(1939)-C(5))-methyltransferase RlmD, whose product MQKRKEYEFNIEKLEFPAQGIAYYEGEKVLIKNTLPGQKVIAKVSRKKPVGVEAKLVKILEDVDYKVEPLCKITEFCGGCSHQFLSYEKQLEFKKQQVLKLFEDAEIKDYEFLGIQQSPEQFEYRNKMEFTFGDFRKNEELTLGMHTKGRSFSIVTVDDCKIVDVDFREILKLVLNYFIELKLPHYNVMERKGYLRNLVIRKAKNTGEILVNLVTTSQIDLDLSEITSKLKELKCDGVITGIMHTYNDSLSDIVQADKTETLYGREYIMENILDLKFKINPFAFFQTNSKGAEKLYSIVRDFLGDSESKVVFDLYCGTGTIGQIVAAKAKKVLGIELIEEAVAAANENARINGLDNCEFIAGDVAKIIKDVQDKPDSIILDPPRAGVHPTALDYVIKFDAPHIVYVSCNPKSLVVDLKEMINNGYKVNKVILMDMFPHTPHIETIVDIVKA is encoded by the coding sequence ATGCAAAAAAGAAAAGAATATGAATTTAATATAGAAAAATTAGAATTTCCAGCACAGGGAATTGCATACTATGAGGGTGAAAAGGTACTGATTAAAAACACATTACCAGGTCAAAAGGTAATTGCTAAAGTATCAAGAAAGAAGCCAGTAGGGGTAGAAGCAAAACTTGTAAAAATACTTGAAGATGTAGACTATAAAGTTGAACCTCTTTGCAAAATCACTGAATTTTGTGGAGGATGTAGCCATCAATTTCTTTCTTATGAAAAGCAATTAGAATTTAAAAAACAACAAGTTCTAAAATTATTTGAAGATGCAGAAATCAAAGATTATGAATTTTTGGGTATACAGCAGAGTCCTGAACAATTCGAGTATAGAAATAAGATGGAATTCACTTTTGGAGATTTTAGAAAAAATGAAGAATTAACTTTAGGTATGCATACAAAAGGAAGAAGTTTTAGCATAGTTACTGTTGATGATTGCAAAATAGTTGATGTAGATTTTAGAGAAATTTTAAAATTAGTATTAAACTATTTTATAGAACTAAAATTACCACACTATAATGTAATGGAGCGTAAGGGTTATTTAAGAAACTTAGTTATCCGAAAGGCTAAAAATACTGGTGAGATACTGGTTAATTTAGTAACTACATCTCAGATAGATTTAGATCTTAGTGAAATTACGAGTAAGCTTAAGGAATTAAAATGTGATGGAGTTATTACCGGAATAATGCATACATATAATGACTCATTATCAGATATAGTTCAAGCTGATAAAACTGAAACATTATACGGTAGAGAGTACATTATGGAAAACATATTAGATCTTAAGTTTAAAATCAACCCTTTTGCTTTTTTTCAAACTAATTCAAAAGGTGCAGAAAAGCTTTATAGTATAGTTAGAGACTTTTTAGGTGATTCAGAATCAAAAGTTGTATTTGATTTATATTGTGGAACTGGAACTATAGGTCAAATTGTTGCAGCTAAAGCTAAAAAAGTTTTAGGAATTGAATTAATAGAAGAGGCAGTTGCTGCTGCAAATGAAAATGCAAGAATTAATGGATTAGATAATTGTGAGTTTATAGCAGGTGATGTAGCGAAAATTATAAAAGATGTCCAAGATAAACCTGATAGCATTATCTTGGACCCTCCAAGAGCGGGTGTTCACCCTACAGCATTAGACTATGTAATAAAATTTGATGCACCGCACATAGTTTATGTTTCCTGTAATCCTAAAAGTCTAGTTGTTGATTTAAAAGAAATGATTAATAATGGATATAAGGTGAATAAGGTAATATTGATGGATATGTTTCCTCACACACCTCATATAGAAACTATTGTTGATATAGTTAAGGCATAG
- the purH gene encoding bifunctional phosphoribosylaminoimidazolecarboxamide formyltransferase/IMP cyclohydrolase codes for MIKTALISVFDKENILGLATSLQNSGVEIISTGGTFKYLKENGIKVVEISDVTGFEEILDGRVKTLHPVIHSGILAIRDNKEHMATIKAKGIKPIDMVVVNLYPFFDKVCEDISFEEKVEFIDIGGPTMLRAAAKNFKDVIVLSDVSDYENIIKKMDAKEEVDFDTRKHLAGKVFNLVSAYDAAISNFLLGEESYPDYLSISYKKQMDLRYGENPHQSAAYYVKTAGNGAMKNFEQLNGKELSYNNIKDMDIAWKVVCDFDEITCCALKHNTPCGVAIGSSTLETYKKAYECDPMSIFGGIVAFNRKVDKETALELKKIFLEVIIAPDFDEDALEVLKGKKNLRVVKCLNKSEGTINMVTVDGGILVQSSDDKLAEEIKVVTKKSPTQAEVKDLIFAMKVVKYVKSNAIVVVKDGVTKGIGVGQVNRIWAAEHALERGVDATVMASDAFFPFGDVVELAAKYNIKAIIQPGGSIKDVQSIEMCDKNEIAMVFTGIRHFKH; via the coding sequence ATGATTAAAACAGCACTTATAAGTGTGTTTGATAAAGAAAATATTTTGGGGCTTGCAACATCACTTCAAAACAGTGGTGTAGAGATTATATCCACAGGCGGAACATTTAAGTATTTAAAAGAAAATGGTATAAAGGTTGTGGAGATTTCTGATGTTACGGGATTCGAAGAAATATTAGATGGAAGAGTTAAAACATTACATCCAGTTATTCATAGTGGAATACTTGCTATTCGTGATAATAAAGAGCATATGGCAACTATTAAAGCTAAAGGAATAAAACCTATTGATATGGTAGTAGTTAATCTTTACCCCTTCTTTGATAAAGTTTGCGAAGATATAAGTTTCGAGGAGAAAGTTGAATTCATTGATATTGGTGGACCAACGATGCTAAGAGCAGCAGCTAAAAACTTTAAAGATGTTATTGTATTAAGTGATGTTTCTGATTATGAAAATATAATAAAAAAAATGGATGCAAAAGAAGAAGTAGATTTTGATACTAGAAAACACCTAGCAGGTAAAGTGTTTAATTTAGTATCAGCTTATGATGCAGCTATAAGTAATTTTTTACTAGGAGAGGAGTCTTACCCAGACTATCTTTCTATATCATATAAAAAGCAAATGGATCTAAGATACGGGGAAAATCCTCATCAAAGTGCAGCTTATTACGTTAAGACAGCAGGAAATGGAGCAATGAAAAATTTTGAGCAGTTAAATGGCAAGGAGTTATCTTATAATAATATAAAGGACATGGATATTGCATGGAAGGTAGTATGTGATTTCGATGAAATTACTTGTTGCGCTCTTAAACATAATACACCATGTGGCGTGGCGATAGGTAGTAGTACACTTGAGACCTACAAAAAGGCATATGAATGTGATCCAATGTCTATTTTTGGAGGCATTGTTGCTTTTAATAGAAAAGTTGATAAAGAAACTGCGCTTGAGCTTAAAAAGATATTCTTAGAGGTAATTATTGCACCAGACTTTGATGAAGATGCATTAGAGGTATTAAAAGGTAAGAAAAATTTAAGAGTTGTGAAGTGTTTAAACAAATCAGAAGGCACTATTAATATGGTTACTGTTGATGGCGGAATACTAGTACAAAGCTCAGATGATAAATTAGCAGAGGAAATAAAAGTAGTTACTAAAAAGAGCCCAACCCAGGCTGAGGTGAAAGATCTAATATTTGCTATGAAAGTAGTCAAATATGTTAAATCTAATGCCATTGTAGTAGTTAAAGATGGTGTAACTAAAGGAATCGGAGTAGGCCAAGTTAATAGAATATGGGCAGCAGAGCACGCTTTAGAAAGAGGAGTAGATGCAACAGTTATGGCATCAGATGCATTCTTTCCATTCGGAGACGTTGTAGAACTTGCCGCAAAATATAATATAAAAGCTATAATTCAACCAGGTGGTTCAATTAAAGATGTACAATCAATAGAGATGTGTGATAAAAATGAAATCGCTATGGTATTTACGGGAATTAGACATTTCAAGCACTAA